Proteins encoded in a region of the Candidatus Aminicenantes bacterium genome:
- a CDS encoding response regulator codes for MVKKWDLRIGTSVYLQIPDAHIKHWIKTGKIKAGEAVVRQANLSGWRKPEELEELLPFFKLYEKAGFGKSEKRKSTKRTAAKKKQISSILLVDDEKELCSMLGDSLSSRGFQIEFAHSKREAHKRLKRKLPDLVLLDLRLPDGDGMTLLTVIRKMSPAPAVIITTAFGSEEARSKANKLGAYYFLDKPYNEEDIIRRINKMPAQAKRGKS; via the coding sequence ACGCCCACATCAAGCACTGGATCAAAACCGGAAAGATAAAAGCGGGCGAAGCGGTTGTCAGGCAGGCAAATTTATCCGGCTGGCGAAAGCCTGAGGAACTTGAGGAACTGCTACCCTTTTTTAAGCTCTATGAAAAAGCCGGTTTCGGAAAGAGCGAAAAGCGAAAATCAACAAAAAGAACCGCTGCCAAAAAGAAACAAATTTCAAGCATTTTGCTCGTCGACGACGAGAAGGAATTATGCTCTATGTTGGGCGATTCCTTAAGCTCTCGCGGCTTTCAAATCGAGTTTGCCCATAGCAAGAGAGAAGCGCATAAACGCCTGAAAAGAAAACTTCCGGACCTTGTTTTATTGGATCTCAGGTTGCCCGATGGCGATGGCATGACGCTTTTAACCGTCATCAGGAAGATGTCTCCTGCGCCGGCAGTAATCATAACGACCGCCTTCGGCAGCGAAGAAGCCAGAAGCAAAGCCAATAAACTGGGTGCTTATTATTTTTTAGACAAACCATACAATGAAGAGGATATTATCCGTCGGATCAATAAAATGCCGGCCCAGGCGAAACGAGGTAAATCATAA
- a CDS encoding sigma-54 dependent transcriptional regulator, translating to MNKILVTDDDLDFCSNLSVLLQENGFEVMTAATGREALEKIQGACPDLVLLDLRLPDIDGMNVLQKIKGSDPDLDIIVITAYMDVKDAIRAIKLGAYDYVTKPFDDDELLLTISKAFTVRQLRAEIDILKKRLGEKLPVEKVMGDSPQIKKVLTQVDIVAPTDFTVIIQGASGTGKEVVANLIHQKSLRKDNAFIPIDCSAIPETLIEAELFGHEKGAFTGADRKKEGKFELANEGTLFLDEIANLSEAMQAKLLRVLQERKLQHLGGNKDIKINARLIAASKVNLFDAMKQGKFRDDLYYRLNEFLIEIPKLGEREGDVAFFANYFLEKSNQELHKNIRRISSAAMRLLFQHPWPGNVRELKNTIRRAALVAASAQITPADILLEQTDSGQSRGSDTATRDEERVNSVLDGSLSLKEMTNQVAAEIEKEVIRKALLKTGGNKSRTAKVLKIERVTLYAKLKELKIEP from the coding sequence ATGAATAAAATCCTTGTCACCGACGATGACCTGGATTTTTGTTCAAATCTTTCCGTCCTATTGCAGGAAAACGGTTTTGAAGTAATGACGGCCGCAACCGGCCGAGAAGCGCTGGAGAAAATCCAGGGCGCTTGCCCCGACCTGGTTTTATTGGACCTGCGCCTGCCCGATATCGACGGCATGAATGTTTTGCAGAAAATAAAAGGGTCGGATCCTGACCTGGATATCATTGTCATCACCGCTTATATGGATGTCAAGGACGCCATCAGGGCGATAAAATTGGGAGCCTATGACTATGTTACCAAACCTTTTGACGATGACGAATTGCTGCTCACCATCAGCAAGGCATTCACCGTCCGGCAATTGCGCGCTGAAATAGACATTTTAAAAAAACGACTGGGGGAAAAACTTCCCGTTGAAAAGGTAATGGGCGACAGCCCGCAGATAAAAAAAGTACTGACCCAAGTGGATATCGTGGCCCCCACCGATTTTACGGTCATCATTCAGGGAGCAAGCGGCACCGGCAAAGAGGTCGTCGCGAATTTGATCCACCAAAAATCCTTGCGCAAGGACAACGCCTTCATTCCCATAGACTGCAGCGCCATACCTGAGACCCTGATCGAAGCCGAACTGTTCGGCCATGAAAAAGGGGCTTTTACCGGAGCGGACAGAAAAAAAGAGGGTAAATTCGAACTGGCCAACGAGGGGACCTTGTTTTTGGACGAAATTGCCAATCTTTCCGAAGCCATGCAGGCCAAACTGTTAAGGGTGCTGCAAGAAAGAAAGTTGCAGCACTTGGGAGGCAACAAGGATATCAAAATCAATGCGCGCTTGATCGCGGCATCCAAGGTCAATCTGTTCGATGCTATGAAGCAAGGTAAATTCAGGGACGATCTCTATTATCGCTTGAATGAGTTTCTTATCGAAATCCCCAAACTGGGTGAACGTGAGGGCGATGTTGCTTTTTTTGCAAATTATTTTTTAGAAAAATCAAATCAGGAATTGCATAAAAATATCCGCAGGATTTCCAGCGCCGCCATGCGCCTCTTATTCCAACATCCATGGCCGGGCAATGTCCGCGAATTGAAGAACACCATCCGCAGGGCCGCCCTGGTGGCCGCATCCGCTCAGATCACCCCGGCCGACATCTTGCTGGAGCAGACAGATTCGGGGCAAAGCCGCGGTTCTGATACGGCGACCAGGGATGAAGAACGGGTGAATTCGGTCCTGGATGGCTCGCTTTCCCTCAAGGAAATGACCAACCAGGTTGCGGCGGAGATAGAAAAAGAAGTGATCCGGAAAGCGTTGCTTAAAACCGGCGGCAACAAATCCCGGACGGCCAAAGTGCTCAAAATCGAACGCGTCACCCTTTATGCCAAATTAAAAGAGTTGAAAATAGAGCCATGA
- a CDS encoding four helix bundle protein, producing the protein MMEIKFDFENLRVYQKALDYVSFIYEITKSFPKSETYSLVDQFRRAAVSICLNIAEGTGGTKAEFAQFTKIARRSVRECVACTEIAQRLKFIDLPAKEKSRNHCAELSMMLNGLIKSLKKSDSYI; encoded by the coding sequence ATGATGGAAATTAAATTTGATTTTGAAAATTTGCGAGTTTACCAGAAAGCACTTGACTACGTTAGCTTTATTTATGAAATCACAAAGTCTTTTCCCAAGTCTGAAACATATTCTTTGGTTGACCAATTCCGCAGAGCCGCTGTTTCTATCTGTTTGAATATTGCCGAAGGAACCGGTGGAACCAAAGCTGAATTTGCCCAGTTTACTAAAATAGCCAGAAGATCGGTCCGCGAATGCGTGGCCTGTACTGAGATTGCTCAACGGTTAAAGTTCATTGATTTACCAGCCAAAGAGAAATCACGAAACCATTGCGCAGAACTTTCGATGATGCTTAACGGTCTTATAAAATCTCTGAAAAAAAGTGATTCCTATATCTAA
- a CDS encoding nucleotidyltransferase domain-containing protein — translation MFPKIKKELEKLNIGIVYVFGSRAQGLAKKDSDTDIGIVFSEPVENASLLPIYEKLYSLFLTALRKQKAEIDIVFLQSASLALQFNAIKYGRVEYEISAKFRAAYEEKIMLFHGDFEPVAKEFDEMILARI, via the coding sequence ATGTTTCCTAAAATCAAAAAAGAGCTCGAAAAATTAAATATTGGCATTGTCTATGTGTTTGGTTCCAGAGCTCAAGGCCTGGCAAAAAAAGACAGTGACACAGACATCGGTATTGTTTTTAGCGAACCTGTTGAAAACGCCAGCCTGCTTCCGATTTACGAGAAACTATATTCATTATTTTTGACCGCTCTGCGGAAACAGAAAGCGGAAATCGACATCGTATTTCTGCAATCCGCGTCTTTGGCGCTGCAATTTAACGCTATTAAATACGGCAGGGTGGAATATGAGATTTCCGCAAAATTCAGGGCGGCTTACGAAGAAAAAATCATGCTGTTTCACGGTGATTTTGAACCTGTGGCAAAAGAATTCGACGAAATGATTTTGGCGAGGATTTGA
- a CDS encoding DUF86 domain-containing protein — protein sequence MNKIPLSKNTILGKIDEIQRDLLKLNNMKALPLAEFKSGENFAIAEHYLRRALEALFETGAHILSRIPGQRASGYKEIALLLGETGIMPENFAKETLVKMAGYRNRLVHFYSEINKDEMYEIIQNKLDDFNVFNEHLKILLSSLDKFNLTIE from the coding sequence ATGAATAAAATTCCCTTAAGCAAAAATACGATACTGGGAAAAATAGATGAAATTCAAAGAGATTTGCTCAAACTCAATAATATGAAAGCATTGCCCCTTGCAGAATTCAAGTCGGGTGAAAATTTTGCGATTGCCGAACATTATTTAAGAAGGGCGCTGGAAGCCTTATTCGAAACGGGTGCGCATATTTTATCCCGGATCCCCGGCCAACGCGCGTCGGGTTACAAAGAAATAGCGTTGCTACTGGGAGAAACAGGGATAATGCCGGAGAATTTCGCGAAAGAAACTTTGGTAAAGATGGCCGGATACAGGAATAGATTGGTGCATTTTTATTCAGAAATAAACAAAGATGAAATGTATGAAATAATTCAGAATAAACTCGACGATTTTAATGTTTTTAACGAACACCTAAAGATTCTTTTATCCTCTCTTGATAAATTTAATTTGACAATAGAATAG